A genomic region of Candidatus Binatia bacterium contains the following coding sequences:
- a CDS encoding MBL fold metallo-hydrolase — MNASILFLGSGGARFVVARQLRASGGMWMRFGETQIHVDPGPGALVRALSHVPPCNPRELDAIVLSHKHLDHSADVNVLIEAMTSGGFRRRGAVMAPADAFDDAPVVLPYARRFAERVERLEPSSGPYAIGEVEMFTSLRHAHAVETHGLHFVHRDLRVSYLPCGRYFDGLAADYARHRPDVFIVNVLRFHDAMNVDHLTWADARRVVAEVRPKVVVFQHFGTKMLEADPPRLAQELEDELGVRAIAAHDGLLLDIETEVTAAAG; from the coding sequence ATGAACGCCTCGATTCTCTTTCTCGGCAGCGGTGGCGCTCGCTTCGTCGTCGCGCGCCAACTGCGCGCTTCGGGCGGAATGTGGATGCGATTCGGTGAGACGCAGATTCACGTCGATCCCGGCCCCGGCGCGCTCGTCCGCGCGCTCTCGCACGTGCCCCCCTGCAACCCGCGCGAGCTCGACGCGATCGTCCTCTCGCACAAGCATCTCGATCACTCCGCCGACGTCAACGTGCTGATCGAGGCGATGACCTCGGGCGGCTTTCGCCGTCGCGGCGCCGTGATGGCGCCCGCCGACGCGTTCGACGACGCCCCGGTCGTTCTGCCGTACGCGCGCCGCTTCGCCGAGCGCGTCGAGCGGCTCGAGCCGAGCAGCGGCCCCTACGCGATCGGCGAGGTCGAGATGTTTACGTCGCTGCGCCACGCGCACGCCGTCGAGACGCACGGTCTACACTTCGTGCACCGCGATCTGCGCGTCAGTTATCTTCCCTGCGGACGCTACTTCGACGGCCTCGCCGCCGACTACGCCCGTCACCGCCCCGACGTCTTCATCGTCAACGTCTTGCGCTTCCACGACGCGATGAACGTGGATCACCTCACCTGGGCCGACGCGCGTCGCGTCGTCGCCGAGGTTCGGCCGAAGGTCGTCGTCTTTCAGCACTTCGGCACGAAGATGCTCGAGGCCGATCCGCCCCGCCTGGCACAGGAACTGGAAGACGAGTTAGGGGTGCGGGCGATCGCCGCGCACGACGGATTGCTGCTCGATATCGAGACCGAGGTTACGGCGGCGGCCGGCTGA
- a CDS encoding DUF1501 domain-containing protein yields MKRSNFLLGTLSGLAVVADTEHVFARALAAAPLPGLPGGSDRCLVLVNLYGGNDGLNCVVPHGDPRYYQLRPGLAIAPEDVLPIDGHIGLNATMRSFKSMYDAGQVAIVQNVGYPNPDHSHFRSTEIWQTAAPERYEHTGWLGRYFDDAAFPKSKLFKGVAISKVLPEALVSTRTDIPAIPGVNEYSLMADNNPRARNAFSREAQDRTLPFASPYLAHVMEIESDAQKSSEELPKLIGGYTTKASYPATPLGRSLALAAQIVGSNLGTKVIYVEHGSFDTHVGQKTTQNLLLQQFSNAMAAFYADLAEHGNDRRVLTLTFSEFGRRIEENGSRGTDHGEASPLFMIGGGVKGGLYGSAPDLGNANMGNLRYAVDFRSVYATVLERWLGRPSAPLLDGEFAVLPVLG; encoded by the coding sequence ATGAAACGAAGCAACTTTTTGCTCGGGACGCTCTCGGGGTTGGCGGTCGTCGCCGACACCGAGCACGTCTTCGCGCGTGCGCTCGCAGCGGCGCCGCTTCCGGGGCTGCCGGGCGGGAGCGACCGCTGTCTCGTGCTCGTCAACCTCTACGGCGGCAACGACGGCCTGAACTGCGTCGTGCCGCACGGCGATCCGCGGTACTATCAGCTGCGCCCGGGACTTGCAATCGCGCCCGAGGACGTGCTCCCGATAGACGGACACATCGGCCTCAATGCGACGATGCGCTCCTTCAAGAGCATGTACGACGCCGGGCAGGTCGCGATCGTCCAGAACGTCGGCTATCCGAACCCCGACCATTCGCACTTCCGTTCGACCGAGATCTGGCAGACGGCAGCGCCCGAGCGCTACGAGCACACCGGCTGGCTCGGCCGCTACTTTGACGATGCGGCGTTTCCGAAGTCGAAACTTTTCAAGGGCGTCGCGATCTCGAAGGTGCTGCCGGAAGCGCTCGTCTCCACGCGCACCGATATTCCGGCGATCCCCGGCGTCAACGAGTATTCGTTGATGGCCGACAACAATCCGCGCGCGCGCAACGCCTTCTCGCGCGAAGCGCAGGACCGCACGCTGCCGTTCGCCTCCCCCTATCTGGCGCACGTCATGGAGATCGAGAGCGACGCGCAGAAAAGCTCGGAGGAGCTGCCCAAGTTGATCGGCGGCTATACGACGAAAGCATCGTATCCGGCAACGCCGCTTGGGCGGAGCCTCGCCCTCGCCGCGCAGATCGTAGGGAGCAACTTGGGAACGAAGGTGATTTACGTAGAGCACGGATCGTTCGACACGCACGTCGGCCAGAAGACGACCCAGAATCTGCTGCTGCAGCAGTTCTCCAACGCGATGGCCGCTTTCTACGCCGACCTCGCCGAGCACGGCAACGATCGCCGCGTCTTGACGCTGACCTTCAGCGAGTTCGGCCGGCGCATCGAGGAGAACGGGAGCCGCGGGACCGATCACGGCGAGGCCTCGCCGCTCTTCATGATCGGCGGCGGCGTCAAGGGCGGCCTCTACGGCTCCGCGCCCGATCTCGGCAACGCGAATATGGGCAACCTGCGCTACGCGGTCGATTTCCGCAGCGTCTATGCGACGGTGCTCGAGCGCTGGCTCGGCCGTCCGTCGGCGCCGCTGCTCGACGGCGAGTTCGCCGTGCTGCCCGTGCTGGGATGA
- a CDS encoding DUF1800 domain-containing protein gives MAAQAQVDVGGILRPQGRPDLATALQPYRERLGERAAAHLLRRAGFGGTPDEVRRYAAMRGTDAAAALVVLPRTDAIAPPDVLGESGRPLRRIAELQLWWLNRMLATPAPLQEKMTLYFHGHFTSRATPLYPWITYNQNALFRRYALGNLRELTRSVSKDAAMLIYLNGAQNVAAHPNENYARELMELFTLGVDNYTENDVRESARAWTGWRVDRRTDTVTFDPARHDYGKKTFLGQSGDFDGDDIVRIIFEQAQCARFFAASLLGLFVYDDPEPQLVEEVAALLRRHDFELTPVVSAILSSNVFYSDRAYRALVKSPVEFVIGTYKTLGLTAMDQSALPALAQMGQRLYFPPSVAGWPGGKNWLTSGTMIARQNFLTRLLGSQTLDASSWLHGLPVDPKSAAAVIATTILQNDIAPASLYELDGYLSGNGSAALAMLSPENYDQRVSGAVYLAMATPAYQLN, from the coding sequence ATGGCCGCGCAGGCTCAGGTCGACGTCGGCGGCATCCTCCGTCCGCAGGGCCGCCCGGATCTCGCGACGGCGTTGCAGCCTTATCGTGAACGGTTAGGCGAACGCGCGGCGGCGCATTTGCTGCGGCGCGCGGGCTTCGGCGGAACGCCCGATGAGGTTCGGCGGTATGCCGCGATGCGCGGCACCGATGCGGCCGCGGCGCTCGTCGTTCTTCCACGGACCGATGCGATTGCGCCGCCGGACGTGCTCGGCGAGAGCGGGCGGCCGTTGCGCCGCATCGCGGAACTGCAGCTCTGGTGGCTGAACCGGATGCTCGCGACGCCCGCGCCGCTCCAAGAGAAGATGACGCTTTACTTTCACGGTCACTTCACCTCGCGCGCGACGCCGCTCTATCCATGGATCACCTACAACCAGAACGCGCTCTTCCGGCGATACGCCCTCGGCAATCTCCGCGAGCTGACGCGCAGCGTCTCGAAAGACGCGGCGATGCTCATCTACCTCAACGGGGCGCAGAACGTCGCGGCGCATCCCAACGAAAACTACGCCCGCGAGCTGATGGAGCTCTTCACGCTCGGCGTCGACAACTACACCGAGAACGACGTGCGCGAATCGGCGCGCGCATGGACCGGCTGGCGCGTCGACCGGCGCACCGATACCGTCACGTTCGATCCGGCCCGTCACGATTACGGAAAGAAGACCTTCCTCGGCCAGAGCGGCGACTTCGACGGCGACGATATCGTGCGGATCATCTTCGAACAAGCGCAGTGCGCGCGCTTCTTCGCGGCGAGCCTGCTCGGTCTGTTCGTCTACGACGATCCCGAGCCGCAGCTCGTCGAGGAGGTCGCGGCGCTCCTGCGCCGCCACGACTTCGAGTTGACGCCGGTCGTCTCCGCGATTCTAAGCAGCAACGTCTTCTATAGCGACCGCGCCTATCGCGCGCTCGTGAAGAGCCCGGTCGAGTTCGTCATCGGCACCTACAAGACGCTGGGCTTGACGGCGATGGACCAAAGCGCGCTGCCGGCGCTCGCGCAGATGGGGCAGCGGCTCTACTTTCCGCCGAGCGTCGCCGGTTGGCCGGGCGGCAAGAACTGGCTGACGAGCGGCACGATGATCGCGCGCCAGAACTTCCTCACGCGGCTGCTCGGCTCGCAGACGCTCGACGCCTCCTCGTGGCTGCACGGACTCCCGGTCGATCCGAAGAGCGCGGCCGCGGTGATCGCAACGACGATCCTGCAGAACGACATCGCGCCCGCCTCTCTCTACGAGCTCGACGGCTACTTGAGCGGAAACGGTAGCGCCGCGCTTGCGATGCTCTCGCCGGAGAACTACGACCAACGCGTCAGCGGCGCGGTCTATCTCGCGATGGCCACGCCGGCGTATCAATTGAATTAA